A genome region from Geobacter pickeringii includes the following:
- a CDS encoding helix-turn-helix transcriptional regulator yields the protein MGERLYIERFLWFDTQVRSGSYPNASTLATAFEFDRKTAQRSIDYFRDTLRAPLEYHSTRKGYFYTDPSFQLPVMRLSESELVALLASHRLLTDAAAGPLSDELGKVSTKLGALLTDSLDGIIDPERAFSFRWNTIPPSDPLVFSQVASALLHCRPLSFCYYSPHSSTCTARTVEPHHMTNYMGAWHVIAFCRLRNDWRDFHLSRITLCALGPEQFTPRPEEQWRPYLEETFGIFQNRQRFEVVLKFSADRARWVKDHIWHPDQRMEESESGELILTLPVSHEVEILMETLKHGSHVEVLQPDWLRRRIREEIDLMMKKY from the coding sequence ATGGGCGAGCGACTCTATATCGAGCGATTCTTGTGGTTCGACACCCAGGTAAGGAGTGGGAGTTACCCCAACGCTTCCACCTTGGCTACGGCCTTTGAGTTCGATCGTAAGACTGCCCAGCGCAGTATCGACTACTTTCGGGATACTCTCCGTGCCCCCCTTGAATACCACTCCACCCGTAAGGGGTACTTCTACACCGATCCATCATTCCAATTACCGGTGATGCGGCTGTCGGAAAGTGAACTGGTGGCGTTGCTGGCGTCCCATCGGCTGCTCACCGATGCCGCGGCAGGGCCATTGAGCGATGAACTGGGAAAGGTATCCACCAAGCTCGGTGCGCTCCTGACCGACAGCCTGGACGGAATCATCGATCCTGAGAGGGCGTTCTCATTTCGCTGGAACACTATCCCTCCGAGCGACCCCCTTGTCTTCAGTCAGGTGGCCAGCGCTCTTCTCCACTGCCGTCCTCTTTCTTTCTGTTACTACTCTCCCCACAGCAGCACCTGCACTGCCCGTACTGTCGAACCGCACCACATGACCAATTACATGGGGGCATGGCACGTCATTGCCTTCTGCCGGCTGCGCAACGACTGGCGCGACTTCCATCTTTCCCGCATAACCCTCTGCGCCCTCGGCCCAGAGCAATTCACTCCCCGCCCGGAAGAACAATGGCGACCTTACCTCGAGGAGACATTCGGGATTTTCCAGAACCGTCAACGGTTTGAGGTTGTCCTGAAATTTTCTGCCGATCGCGCCCGATGGGTAAAAGACCACATCTGGCACCCAGATCAGAGGATGGAGGAGTCGGAGTCAGGAGAGTTAATCCTGACCCTTCCGGTCTCCCATGAGGTGGAGATTCTGATGGAGACCCTGAAGCATGGCTCCCATGTCGAGGTGCTGCAACCGGATTGGTTGCGGCGGCGGATCAGAGAAGAAATTGATCTGATGATGAAAAAATATTGA
- a CDS encoding CRISPR-associated helicase/endonuclease Cas3 — translation MNFWAKTTSDGKPGISVYDHMVNVGCVARCIAEISSGLGARFNLRESEVGALAALHDLGKISPGFQRKCEAWIEENNLTAVARNGCWDTGTEPDHGKVSHSAIQDFLVQRGTARSIAKFVAAALGGHHGRLKYLPNDRGIRPPLIKQTTDSRSGIDWNAERLMCAQKVWAYFNAESSINALAGDSSAIWWLAGLTSVSDWIGSDERYFSPVPRTAEEDIHSRARFALDSIGFTQPDIKKDLTFEDIFGFPPNDMQRKALATIAGPGVYVVEAPMGMGKTEAALGAAYQLMSDGKANGVYFALPTQATSNRIHLRLNEFLQRISPASGPSRLIHSNSWLMREDLGYNPASNGKQEKSKEDARNGRDWFASAKRALLAPFGVGTVDQALLGVVAAKHFFVRHFALAGKVVILDEVHSYDIYTSTLIDKLIATLEGLGCTVIVLSATLTGKRRGQIVSAAGEAGEDAEQPYPLISGRTEGAVLDPMPAVPPDSRKIKLEFFAGERAVEESMAVARNGGAVLWICNTIGAAQKQFKRFKELAGGEFPIGLLHARFPYWRREELETTWMECFGKEGATRCGSILVSTQVVEQSVDLDADLLITELAPTDMLLQRLGRLWRHERGERPVDTPRILIVEEEKTLEELRQMAPKAIVRALGGKARVYAPFVLLRSLEVWKKQEEGVTIPAQVRQLIESTYEDRENEPAGWSELFGEWYGTDSAKRMKALMSLNIWQPALEDQEGIQTRINELETVSMVLCRSITTQAALFIDGTEAGLGCDTFRFATARAIHRNLVKVPMHHFEQVESCPGFDEYIYERQCVGVVGEDGTVDVKGLKEGVMLSYSDEMGLFVEKRSGKEGV, via the coding sequence ATGAATTTTTGGGCAAAAACGACATCTGACGGTAAGCCTGGCATTTCCGTATATGACCATATGGTCAATGTGGGGTGCGTGGCGCGTTGTATTGCTGAAATATCATCGGGACTGGGTGCACGGTTCAATCTACGAGAATCGGAAGTTGGAGCCCTTGCCGCTCTCCATGATCTCGGCAAGATCTCCCCCGGATTTCAGCGGAAATGTGAGGCATGGATTGAAGAGAACAACCTGACGGCCGTGGCCAGAAATGGCTGCTGGGATACGGGAACGGAACCCGATCATGGCAAGGTTTCGCATTCCGCGATCCAGGATTTCCTGGTGCAGCGAGGTACTGCCAGAAGCATCGCCAAGTTTGTGGCAGCAGCCCTCGGCGGTCATCATGGAAGGCTGAAATATCTTCCCAATGATCGCGGAATAAGACCGCCCCTCATCAAGCAGACCACCGACAGCCGTAGCGGCATCGACTGGAACGCGGAGCGTCTCATGTGTGCTCAGAAGGTTTGGGCTTATTTCAACGCGGAAAGTTCCATCAATGCGCTCGCTGGGGACTCTTCCGCCATCTGGTGGCTTGCCGGCCTTACCTCCGTTTCCGACTGGATCGGCTCGGATGAGCGTTATTTCTCCCCTGTACCAAGAACAGCGGAAGAGGATATTCATTCCCGTGCCCGTTTTGCCCTTGATTCCATCGGGTTCACGCAGCCAGACATCAAGAAGGATTTGACTTTCGAAGATATTTTCGGATTCCCGCCGAACGATATGCAGAGAAAGGCCCTTGCGACTATTGCCGGCCCCGGTGTGTATGTTGTAGAGGCCCCGATGGGGATGGGGAAGACCGAGGCGGCTCTGGGTGCCGCGTATCAGCTGATGTCGGACGGGAAGGCAAATGGCGTCTACTTCGCGCTCCCGACCCAGGCGACCAGCAACCGCATCCACCTGCGCTTGAACGAGTTCCTGCAACGCATATCCCCCGCATCAGGTCCCAGCCGCCTTATTCACAGCAATTCCTGGCTCATGCGTGAAGATTTGGGGTACAACCCCGCCTCAAACGGGAAACAGGAAAAATCGAAAGAGGACGCCCGGAACGGCAGAGATTGGTTCGCATCGGCCAAACGGGCATTGCTTGCTCCCTTCGGAGTCGGCACGGTTGACCAGGCCCTGCTCGGCGTGGTTGCTGCGAAGCATTTCTTTGTCCGCCACTTTGCCCTTGCCGGCAAGGTGGTCATCCTTGACGAAGTTCACTCCTACGACATCTATACCAGCACCCTCATTGACAAACTCATTGCGACCCTCGAAGGTCTCGGCTGTACGGTGATCGTCCTCTCCGCCACGCTGACCGGCAAACGTCGCGGACAGATCGTTTCTGCCGCCGGTGAGGCCGGGGAGGATGCCGAGCAACCATACCCGCTTATTTCGGGTCGGACAGAAGGTGCCGTACTTGACCCGATGCCGGCAGTCCCACCGGATTCGCGGAAGATCAAACTGGAATTCTTTGCCGGTGAGCGTGCGGTTGAAGAGTCAATGGCCGTTGCCCGCAACGGTGGCGCTGTGCTCTGGATTTGCAATACCATCGGTGCGGCGCAGAAACAGTTCAAGCGGTTCAAGGAGCTTGCGGGCGGCGAGTTTCCCATCGGTCTGCTGCACGCGCGCTTTCCCTACTGGCGGCGTGAAGAGCTTGAAACAACATGGATGGAATGCTTCGGGAAGGAGGGAGCGACGAGATGCGGCTCGATTCTCGTATCGACGCAGGTTGTCGAGCAGAGCGTCGATCTCGATGCCGATCTGCTGATTACCGAACTAGCGCCCACCGACATGTTGCTGCAGCGCCTTGGCAGGCTCTGGCGGCATGAGCGGGGAGAACGGCCGGTCGATACCCCAAGGATCTTAATAGTTGAGGAAGAGAAGACTCTTGAAGAGCTGCGCCAGATGGCGCCGAAGGCGATTGTCCGGGCTCTTGGCGGCAAAGCGCGAGTCTACGCGCCATTTGTTCTTCTCCGCTCACTTGAGGTCTGGAAAAAACAGGAAGAAGGGGTAACGATTCCGGCACAGGTGCGGCAACTGATTGAATCCACCTACGAGGACCGGGAGAATGAGCCTGCCGGCTGGTCCGAGCTTTTTGGCGAATGGTACGGGACTGACTCGGCGAAAAGAATGAAGGCGCTGATGAGTCTGAATATCTGGCAACCGGCTCTTGAAGATCAGGAAGGAATCCAAACCCGTATAAACGAGCTTGAAACGGTGTCGATGGTCCTCTGCCGGAGCATCACTACGCAGGCGGCATTGTTCATTGACGGCACGGAAGCGGGACTAGGCTGCGATACGTTCCGATTTGCCACTGCCCGCGCAATTCACCGGAACCTGGTGAAGGTTCCGATGCACCACTTCGAGCAGGTGGAGTCATGTCCCGGGTTCGATGAATACATTTACGAGAGGCAGTGCGTCGGGGTTGTCGGGGAGGATGGGACCGTAGATGTCAAGGGATTGAAGGAAGGGGTCATGTTGTCATATTCGGACGAGATGGGGCTGTTTGTCGAGAAGCGGTCAGGAAAGGAGGGAGTATGA
- a CDS encoding 3'-5' exonuclease: MRKDAHRHVVIDVETTGLSPGYGDRVIEIGAVAVDNGEIVAEFGSLVRVPKNIPRHVSRIHGITNDMLADQPLPDEVYPALRAFVGGSVLVAHNARFDLAFLRHEFGRLGYRFDNRSVCTLALARRRLPQLPDHRLETVYRHLFGALPEGGRRHRALDDARLTARVWGELKW; the protein is encoded by the coding sequence ATGAGGAAAGATGCTCATCGTCATGTCGTCATTGATGTGGAAACCACCGGGCTTTCACCGGGCTATGGCGACCGGGTGATCGAGATCGGTGCCGTTGCGGTGGACAATGGTGAGATTGTGGCCGAGTTCGGCAGCCTCGTTCGGGTCCCAAAGAATATCCCGCGTCATGTTTCGCGGATTCACGGCATTACCAATGACATGCTTGCCGACCAACCTCTGCCGGATGAGGTCTACCCGGCCCTGCGGGCCTTTGTCGGCGGCAGTGTTCTCGTAGCCCACAATGCGCGGTTTGATCTGGCGTTTCTACGCCATGAGTTCGGGCGTCTGGGGTATCGGTTCGACAATCGCTCGGTCTGCACCCTGGCGTTGGCTCGGCGCAGGCTTCCGCAACTGCCGGACCACCGGTTGGAGACGGTCTATCGTCATCTATTCGGGGCACTGCCCGAGGGAGGCAGGCGGCACCGGGCGCTTGATGATGCGCGGTTGACGGCACGGGTGTGGGGGGAGCTGAAATGGTAG
- a CDS encoding IS3 family transposase (programmed frameshift): MKSRRRFSAEFKAKVALEAIRGEQTLSDLAARYEVHPNMITNWKRQAIENMAAVFSGAAEHSNKANDDQIKDLHAKIGQLTVERDFLGQSLRSLSLSTTRRKALVEPDHDRLSIARQCELLSIKRSAYYYQPVGESPQNLELMRLIDEQHLETPWYGTRQMTRHLRREGHAVNRKRIGRLMQLMGLSAIYQKPNTSKPHPQHRVYPYLLRGVTIDRPNQVWCADISYIPLRRGFLYLAAIMDWASRKVLSWRLSNTMDADFCVAALEDALARFGKPEIFNTDQGSQFTSDAFTKVLKDAEIRISMDGKGRWRDNVMIERLWRSLKYECIYLHAFETGSEVRQGLSRWINFYNMRRPHSKLDDRTPHEAYWQKPRPGYAGRILSLAA; this comes from the exons ATGAAGAGCCGTCGTCGTTTTTCCGCCGAGTTCAAGGCCAAGGTTGCCCTGGAAGCGATCCGGGGCGAGCAGACCCTGAGCGATCTGGCCGCCCGCTATGAAGTGCATCCCAATATGATCACCAACTGGAAACGGCAGGCCATCGAGAACATGGCAGCGGTGTTTTCCGGAGCCGCCGAGCACAGCAATAAGGCGAATGACGATCAGATCAAGGACCTGCACGCCAAGATCGGACAACTCACCGTGGAGCGGGATTTTTTGG GCCAAAGCCTTCGGTCGCTGTCGCTGAGTACAACCCGAAGGAAGGCCCTGGTCGAACCCGACCATGACCGACTCAGTATTGCCCGGCAGTGTGAACTGCTCTCGATCAAACGATCGGCCTACTATTACCAGCCAGTGGGCGAAAGCCCACAGAACCTGGAACTGATGCGCCTGATCGACGAGCAGCATCTCGAAACACCGTGGTATGGCACCCGACAGATGACCCGGCACTTGCGCCGGGAGGGTCATGCCGTCAATCGCAAGCGCATCGGTCGGCTGATGCAGTTGATGGGACTATCGGCTATCTACCAGAAGCCGAACACGTCGAAGCCGCATCCGCAGCACAGGGTCTATCCTTACCTGCTGCGTGGCGTGACCATCGACCGGCCAAACCAGGTCTGGTGCGCCGATATCAGCTATATTCCGCTGAGGCGAGGTTTCCTCTACCTGGCGGCGATCATGGATTGGGCCAGTCGCAAGGTCCTGTCATGGCGGCTTTCCAACACCATGGACGCCGATTTCTGCGTTGCCGCGCTCGAAGACGCCCTGGCTCGCTTCGGCAAACCCGAGATCTTCAACACCGACCAAGGGAGCCAGTTCACCAGCGATGCGTTCACCAAGGTCCTCAAGGACGCTGAGATCCGCATTTCGATGGACGGCAAGGGGCGCTGGCGGGACAACGTCATGATCGAGCGGCTATGGCGTTCTCTGAAATACGAGTGCATCTACCTGCACGCCTTCGAGACCGGCAGCGAGGTTCGTCAAGGTTTGAGCCGCTGGATCAATTTCTACAACATGCGCCGCCCGCACTCGAAACTAGACGACCGGACGCCGCATGAGGCATATTGGCAAAAACCCCGGCCTGGCTACGCCGGCCGTATTCTCTCACTGGCGGCATGA